Genomic window (Branchiostoma lanceolatum isolate klBraLanc5 chromosome 13, klBraLanc5.hap2, whole genome shotgun sequence):
CAGATCAATTCAAACTTTGCTGTATGAAATGAAActgcaagaaaaaacaaacacttcgACACCGAAGAAAAAACTTGATGGATTTCCCTCGTGACGACTAAAAGAAGTTCCCGTTTTTACCCATTTGTTGACCTTATACATTGCAGATTGCGCTCTCCAACAACTCAGTGTTACATCGGTCGAGCAGAGCTTGCGATCCTGTGCCGCTGCCATCGTCTCCGTCATTGCAAAGATTAGTTGAATAttttttatctagatgtggcagagactgccattctcgtatagggctgtttagacacagtcgatgctgtagggctgttgtaaattaggattttaccatggtcaatactgaccgacgcaGGCTATATATATAGATGATGACTGTGTCCAACTTGTCATAATGATATTGAGAACGAATTCCACTTCATAATGCAATGGATTGTCCAACCTATGACGATGACCGGCAGACATTGTCAATTGTATATAACTCCGGTAAAATGCCGCAtaccaagacagagatatttaatatgatattgtcctgccctgttcatatatctacctatgtaggccaatttatatacaactctatgcaaaaacgagacattgttttacattcctgacacagaatattatcatcgtcatcattacattgtatactgttttaacCATcagaatgcacattattagatcgattgttattcatgttatagataagttctttgaaattgttaagtaTTAGAAAAAGTCGATTGTTAGGTATCTACaaattgctatacattgtacccgttacaattgtcgcgcaataaagttcttcttctataataTTCATCGACGTTCCCTTACCGATGTTGGCGCCCAGCGTGAGGGGGTAACACCGCTCGATGTGCAGGACTCCCACGGCGACCAGCGGCGTCAGCGCCGAGGTGAAGATGGAGCTACTCTGCACGATGAACGTCATGCCGGCCCCGGCCGCGATGGCCAGGTACCCGGACAGGAACGCCGCCCGCCCGGGGAACTCAGCGTTGATGACCTGGTAAAAATAAAATCAGAATTCTCAGAgatatgatttatcattattcttttctttctgtgTTTTTCAGGAGTGTCTCTCTTAGTGACACTGCCGCTCTAGTGGGGCTTTCCGAGCCAACACCGAGCTCATCAGCAACGAGAGACACTTTCAAACCAGGACCTCTCAGAGCAACACATGAGTGAACTTCTATAAGACTGTCTACCAAGACGAAAAGATCTAAAGCTCGCCGAAGTCACGGACAGGAAAGCTGACTTGCCAAGAAAAAGACGAAATGTACTCAGTAATACCTTCTTGGTCCAGTAGGCGACTCGTCCCCTTAAGATAGAGTGCAGCAGTTTGACGATGAGGACGAGGCAGACACAGAGGATGATGAGTGACAGGATGAGGATGACGACACCAAGCTGGCTCTCACTCAGACCCGTGTTGGCGAACAGATAGTTTCCCTCCTTCAGCAGACTACCGGTTTCGTTCGCTCCTTTTGCGATGTCAGTGATCACATTCTTGTCGATCTGAAACATTGAAGACAATTGACGTGGTTACGTTTGGCAGTGAATATGCTGGTCAGTTGGCTGCGGACTTTATTTGCAAAGTGGCCGCAtcaacttttttctttctttgtcatttTATTCCCATATACATCTACTGGTGATAAGAACTATCATCTCCTATACACATAGTACAAAGCATAATATATTTAGAAACACCAAAACGGTTGATTCCAAAGCGGGTGCATAATCTACGAAAAATCCAGTTGATGTCTTCATGATACAGAGttttattgacaaaacaaaagtacGGGAACTTTTGTAAGGTTTACTACAACTATGCATACACAAAAGTTGATACTACTTATTCTATCATAGTTATAAAATTAGGCATGTCAATATGACATTGATATGATTATGGTAAAGTATAATCAGCACACACTTGGTTTACTGACCTTAATGACGAGATCAGTGAAGGGCTTAGTGATGACCTTGAGGATCTCCTGTTTGGCGTCCTCGTTGGTTTGGATGTTGTACGAGTTGATGATGGCGGCCGTCAGTTGGAACAGGTAACTCGAAATAACCTGAAAGATATAAATATCTATCAGTTTaagatagataaacaaatacataaagaaatagagtagagtagtgtagtGTAGAGCATAACAGAGCAGAGTAAAACAGAGCAAACAGAGTAgaacagagtagagtagagtagagtagagtagagtagaacagagtagagtagagtagaacagattagagtagagtagaaaagagatagagtagagtagagtacagtagtgtagagtagagtagagtagagtagtgtagagtggagtagagtagagtagagtagagtagagtagagtagagtagagtagagtagagtagagtagagtagagtagagtagagtggagtggagtggagtggagtggagtggagtggagtggagtggagtggagtagagtagagtaaagcagagcagagtagaataaagtagagtagagtacggCAGAGTAAAGGAAAGCATATACAGTACAGTAGAATGGCGTTAAGTAGAGAAAAACATAGTAGAGctcagtagagtagagtagggcagagtagagtagagtagagtagagtagagtagagtagactagagtagagtagagtagagtagagtagagaagagaagagaagagaagagaagagaagagtagagtagagtagagtagtgtagagtggagtggagtggagtggagtagagtagagtaaagcagagcagagtagagtaaagtagagtagagtacggCAGAGTAAAGGAAAGCATATACAGTACAGTAGAATGGCGTTAAGTAGAGAAAAACATAGTAGAGctcagtagagtagagtaggacagagtagagtagagtagagtagagtagagtagagtagagtagagtagagtagagtagagtagagtagagaagagtaaAGCAGAACAGAGCAGAGAAGAGTAGAATAGTGTAGAATAGTaaagagtagagcagagtagagcaGGGAAGTGTACATGTTTAGAATAGTATACAGCAGAATGCAATAGAGGTGGATAAAGTAGAGTAAAGCAGACTTTCCAGATTCGCCAGTGTATATTTACCTCCAGCGGCAACAGCACAATCACGCAGAGCCAGTTGAACATGTCATGAACGGTCGCGCCGGCGAACGCCCTGCGAAACTCGTCCCTGTCGCCAGAGTGCGCTAGTGAGACGATGGTGTTGGTGACCGAGGTGCCGATGTTCGCCCCCATGATGATGGGAATCGCTGGTTTCACCTGCAGAACTGTACAATGAATAAAGAGACAGTCAGAGATAGCTGATCGCTAGATATATGTCTCCCACTTGAGGgcaagcgccctctggcagaactAACAGAAACTGAAGTAAGGCATACTGCCAAACAGACACTAGTACTGGAAACTATACTTGGAATCGCTGGCTTCACTTGCAGAACTGTAGAATGAATACTATAGCTGAGAACTAGATTTCTCACCCCTTGAGGGCAAGCGCCCTCTGCCAGCACTAAAAGAAACTGCAGTAAGGAGTACTGACAATCAACCACTCGTATTGGAGACCAAACAATGAGTACTTACTGAATAAACCAGGCAGAGATAACGGATTCACCCCCTTGATGGCtagcgccctctggcagaacatataGAAACTGCAGGCAAACAGACAGTAGTACCGGAGACTACACAGTACTTACTTCCTGCTCCCACCATAGTGACGACTATGGAGGTGCTGGTACTGGAGCTCTGCACCAGCACAGTGGCCAGCACGCCGATCATCAGCCCCGCTACGGGGTTCCTCAGCAGCTCGCTGTTACTCAGAGTCTCTCCGGCAGCTCTGCCTCCTATTGgagtaccaaaaaaaaaaattatttgcacAGTTTCTAGAATATAAAAGACTCAGGAAAGAAGAGCCTATCTGCCAATATGAGGAGTACGCCAAGCGAAATAATAGTGTCATCATTTGTGggttcgtgtggcgtaacggcagggtgttcgacccagaacccagcggttccgggttcgaatccccctgacgccaccgatgttgtgcccttgggaaaggcactttacacgactttcctcactccgcccaggtgttgAAATGggcatattgttctctgtacgtggcactgtcgaaataagttatgaaaaacttgagtgcagtgccacgtcgtccttgtctgtccaaaaacgacgtaaaagtGTCATCAAAAGACCGAGTGGCGAGGCTGGCAGACAAGAGCTCGATCGAAAGtccacgggttcgattcctggtcGGTGAGGCCTTGATTTCTTGGGAATGGCACTCTAccctttccttactccacccggTTTAAAAATGCGTGCCTGACTTCGGATAGCACTGCTCTAAAAGTCGAATTTCACGGAGTATCAGGGCCCTTACACACCTgtcaaattcaccgtgtaatggttgtgtacatgggtttcagggatcaccgtgtccggtcctagattttttcttacacacctggacctggaaagTGGATGGGAATTTACGGCACCCTTACACTTGACGTGTAGTGGAAAATGGATTACAAAAGGATGGCAATTATATACGGCCTTTCGTGAATTCTAGGTGACAATTACCTGTACATTACTGACGTAAAATTATGTTCTACTGGTAGAAAGCGGAACAAAATGGCTTGAATTAACGTGATCTAATTTTCATTAGTATATTAAAGGGACCATCTGCTATAAGCGAGATAGAAGCGTTTCTACCAGATGCAGATCGTCCGTCCGAACAAAATTAGCGTTCCAATATGTTGAATgtcgtttattttgaaatccacCTAGGTCACCAAGAAAGGTCTCCAAAAACACCAACATCATGATTAGTGAGGCTGGGTTTTGAACGTGCCGACATTTCCAACGAGGAACCGCGCGAGACGCCGCTAGATCCAAACGACGGTCGCGATCGTTCTGACCGACATTTATATCGCCCAGAGACCCCCGCCCGCCAGAGAccccgcccgccctgctgaggccctcgcccgccctgctgagccCCCCGCCCGCTCAGAAACCCGCGCCCGCTCAGGAACCCGCCCTGGCCCGAAAGCCACAGCtgatcatgaaatatacaaaaggcgGTTAACTAGGATATGAGATAATCTCATGACTTTTTTCCCGACACGAAAACCGATGTCCAAATgcccaatgataaaacattcaaagcaaAATGAGTATTATACTAAAAATCACAGACCCTCTTGTTTAACGAAGTCGATACATAAGCGGCTCTATCTGATGTATAGATAACATGCGCTACAGTTCCATCACAGTGGCAGACCTAACCCTACAAGTTGATTTgaaatgtactgttgtagaatagttattttcttggtgtgaatacaaacattcagtttattgctttggttggatgtgtattgtgttgtctggtGCGTTTTTTCTTAGACAGAAACCACAAGCGCCCGGCGTTCAATGTTCTTCATTAAAAATAGGTGACCCGATTCAGCGTGAAGTTATTCGTTAATTATGAACAAGATGTACTATTAAGCTTTACATTGCAGTTCGAATGCTTATTGAGTTTAATTGTCTGTCCAGCGCAGTGTTGATATGCATAATGTTATCtacaaactgaatgatatgcttttttgtctgaacaaaggaaagctaatgtttataaatgttttgattctggAAAAAAGCAACCCATGATGTcagctagccgcggcgactctggtggaaaggcttattttacttgtaaatcaatattacattgtCTTCCTCCGGAACACTATAATGATATACAAGCAAACTACGTCTTACCATTGGAGTCACCGCGGCTAGATGTCAGCTTATGCTAACAAGTCTTCACTGGGCGTCCATATTTGGCCATGCAAATAATCGAACCCAATATGATGAATACTTGGGCAGTAGAATAAGACAATTATAGAACGTAACATTTAGCCTTGTGTGGCACGTCTACACCCCCAACCCAATTTCAGTGTTTAGCAGAAatagattttctttgttttggaatagGACAGTTTGTCTCAAACCCACGGTTAAATCATACAATTGTGGTTCTAATGGTATACGACGTAACGTCATAACATTTTCCCGACAcgaaaaaacaatatgaaaagcaaaatgtttggattttgttttacagtctaGTAGATGGTATACGGGTAGATGAACAACAGGCCATGGTCTATCTGTTTCTGAAATCTACGAGttgatgcaaggacattatataatgtccttagttgatgtgaacaaggacattatatagcctccttgatgtgaagctgtgcttttgtgaaaatgtgcctgttgcaaaaacaattatcagtttgatgtgttatgtgctgtctgtttttttttctaagacaaaggtcacaaacaatcttatttttctgtattcattttgtgtatagactgaggtgttttttaaagtcacataaatctgGACTACAGTGCGTATCACTTtgataaaaagaaatattaaCGACACACGACACACACGAATTACTATCAACATAGGCACTAGGTCCGTGTCTCCGTGCTAACTTCCTTGGTacaatatacacacacacacatgttcatcttgcaatgaatggtgtccatagctttttagtgatatttttctaaaacatgttatatttggaCTCGATTTATTCAATTTATGTCGCTAGTTATATAGTCGATAGTACGATTTACTTACAACGTTACTTTGTACTGCTAACGAacctattgctttttcaagctgttgtcgataagacacagccgcatgtttttacaccttccctggcaggtgttgtgtaactgtgaaatactagtaatcaggccgttcaaagctaaatgtatacaatagCAGACCTGGCGTTTCACAGGTAATTGTGTCTATGTCCATGCAAATTAAGTAAAGGAATGTACAACCAATAGCATTGCTTCTGGGACGTGATTTAAAAACCAGGACCAATCAACGCTCctgttataattttcaaatatttcagttggCATTTGAGGAGTCCGTACGTGTGGTTGTGTGAAGATGTGTGCTGTCGCTATCcctgtgtctggatactagcgtgggttaTATCCAGCGATGCCCGGGATTATTTGGAGCTTGGTCACTATTCTACGACGAGACTGAGACAAGGGGCTTGCATTGAATGCAGAACATCGCGGCATGGAGCTACATTTCCGACGTCCTTGTAAAGCACTGCAGCCCGGACTTTTGACTATGTATACGGCTTTGCCCCGGACTTTTTGTCGGATGAAGAAATTACAACGGCGTGTCCGTCTGGATTGTGGAACGGACCTCATTCTAACAGGCCTATAGAAGCGGCAAATCATACGGACTGTGCTACCTCGACAGGCTAGGTTTCAGTACGACACTTCTGCGCCAGTAATGCCCAGCCGAGAGCAGAAGACGACGTCTTCCAGAAGCTAGAACAAATAGACGCTGGAATTTCAAAGGACTACCCGAACAATCGTAATCCGAACAACCGAAGAGCCGGTGGTTaacgacatgaataaaatgagaCATCTTTGTTAACACTGATAATCGATATTTCAGACGGAATAAATGTGGCGTTATCACGATATTGATAAAAACCTGAGAAATGTggaaagaggggagggggggaaaTCCAGTAAAAGGGGGGAAGGGAGGCAGTAGCCTTGAAGCTGAtttccatgacaaaagaaatattgaaggcgTAACCGGGTGGATGCGGggggataattaggtgataattgccgctaaattatgcacatcacatcgccacacggaccattacacggtgaatttcctgctataccgcACAAGCGCACTCCATAAGCCAGAACCCGGGGAGATGatgaggtgataattgccgctaaattattcacattaaatcgccacacggaccaataTACGTTGAATTTCCTGCAGTGTATGGTCATTTCAAGGGTATATGTCCGGGTGTGTAAGGCCCTTTAAACGTCCTGTACACGGCAGTGGTCCATTTCCGAGAGAATCTAGGGaacgtacaggaccggacgcgCAACGTAAACAGGTCAGAAACCCCATGATTCT
Coding sequences:
- the LOC136447035 gene encoding sodium-dependent phosphate transport protein 2B-like isoform X2, with the translated sequence MNEGRKEGRKEYINENQKEHDPWHLAKLKDEGTKWRDLDTKGKILRALGYVLKPLLLLGLIYLFICSLDFLSSAFRLLGGRAAGETLSNSELLRNPVAGLMIGVLATVLVQSSSTSTSIVVTMVGAGILQVKPAIPIIMGANIGTSVTNTIVSLAHSGDRDEFRRAFAGATVHDMFNWLCVIVLLPLEVISSYLFQLTAAIINSYNIQTNEDAKQEILKVITKPFTDLVIKIDKNVITDIAKGANETGSLLKEGNYLFANTGLSESQLGVVILILSLIILCVCLVLIVKLLHSILRGRVAYWTKKVINAEFPGRAAFLSGYLAIAAGAGMTFIVQSSSIFTSALTPLVAVGVLHIERCYPLTLGANIGTTATAILASLTQDGQDLKNSLQLALCHFFFNITGILLWYPIPSLVESCKPSMSKWFPHPPIVLAKWLGNKTAKYRWFAMVYLFLMFFILPALVFGLSFAGWEVLVGVGVPILGLFVIICVINVMQAQFPRFLPVKLRTWNFLPAPLHSLKPYDAVCVKVLEPCGKYCKCCRQVNEEDDLHAVDNNAYL